The Rickettsiella endosymbiont of Dermanyssus gallinae genomic interval TTTGCTGATATCTTATTTACCCAGATTGATCCTGAACACTTGCAAGAGTCACACTATAAAGAAATAACCGTTAAATTACTTAAAAAAGCAGCACCGCGGTTGCGTTATGCCTTAGCACAGCGACTTAAGCTACGTGTTGCGCCTATGTTGCGATTTTTTTATGATAATTTAGATGTACAAAGTCAACGTTTACATGATTTAATCGACAAAGCTGTTACGAAAGATCAAGAAAAAAAAGATCAAATAAAACGTTCTGAATAATATACAGTCGACACTATTTTACAATAAAAATTGCTATGCATTCCCATCCACTAAAACCAGTAAAACGCGCTATAAACGGTATTTTGTTGCTCGATAAACCTCAAGGAATTACTTCAAATCAAGCACTGCAAACGGTTAAACGTTTATTTGCAGCAAAAAAAGCAGGTCATACGGGCAGTTTAGATCCCTTAGCAACCGGATTGTTACCACTTTGTTTTGGTGAGGCTACTAAATTTTCACAATTTTTACTTGAAGCGGATAAATCCTATTGGGTTAGTGCACGCTTAGGTATTAAAACAAAGACCGGTGACGCAGAAGGGGGAGTCATTGAAGAGCGCGCTATACCTTC includes:
- the rbfA gene encoding 30S ribosome-binding factor RbfA codes for the protein MSGQRSKKSKCEEYSRTDRIADLIHKELTVVFQKQIADPRLRFITITAVKVTKDLAFADILFTQIDPEHLQESHYKEITVKLLKKAAPRLRYALAQRLKLRVAPMLRFFYDNLDVQSQRLHDLIDKAVTKDQEKKDQIKRSE